In the Streptomyces spororaveus genome, GATGTTGGCGTGCCGGTCCTTGTGCGCGCCGACACCCTCCTTGGAGTCGTTCGCGTGCACCAGCTTCAGCCGGCCCTCGCCCACCGTGTCCACCAGCAGGTCCAGCGTCAGCTTCGTCCCGCCCGGCTCCGCCAGATCGTGGCCGGCCGCGAAGATGTGGCAGGTGTCCAGGCAGATGCCCAGCTTCGGATGGCGGTCGAGCGCCTCGAAGTACGGGCCGAACTCCTCGGCCGTCGAGCACAGCGAAGAACCCTGCCCGGCCGTGGACTCCAGCAGCAGGAACGGGTCGTCGTCGTGCGTCAGTTCGTCGAGCAGCGGCAGCATGTGCTCCCTGACCTGCGCGTACGCCGCCTCCCGCGGGCGGCCCCCGGTCGCCGACCCGGTGTGCACGACCACCCCGAGCGCGCCGATCTCCCGGCCGCGGCGCAGCGAGTGGCGCAGCGACTCCACCGACTTCTCCACCGTCGCCTCGGTGTGCGAGCCGAAGTTGATCAGGTACGGCGCGTGCACGTACGCGGGGACGGACTCCGCCGCGCACTCCGCCCGGAACCGTTCGTCCTGCGCCGGACTGCCGACCGGGGTGGCCCAGCCGCGCGGATTGGCGACGAAGACCTGGACGGCCTCCGCCCCCATCTCCCGAGCGTAGGCCAGGCCGACCGAGGCGAGGCCGCCGGCGACGGGGACGTGCCCGCCCACGGGATTGCGCATCACCACGGCTCACAGCCCCTTGGTCTTGATCGTGATCGTGCTGCCTTCGGGGGCGTTCTGCCCGGCCGGCACCGACTGGGTGTCGACCGTGTTGCTGAAGGAGATCAGCGGCCGGTCCACCTTCACCTTGAA is a window encoding:
- a CDS encoding deoxyribonuclease IV, producing MRNPVGGHVPVAGGLASVGLAYAREMGAEAVQVFVANPRGWATPVGSPAQDERFRAECAAESVPAYVHAPYLINFGSHTEATVEKSVESLRHSLRRGREIGALGVVVHTGSATGGRPREAAYAQVREHMLPLLDELTHDDDPFLLLESTAGQGSSLCSTAEEFGPYFEALDRHPKLGICLDTCHIFAAGHDLAEPGGTKLTLDLLVDTVGEGRLKLVHANDSKEGVGAHKDRHANIGQGHIGREAFAELISHPAMDGVPLIIETPGGREGHAADVALLKELRGPH